Proteins encoded by one window of Rhodobacteraceae bacterium IMCC1335:
- a CDS encoding 8-oxoguanine deaminase, translating to MSDILIKNADYILTMDNARRELGGADIHIHDGEIIAVETDYMPPVSCDVVQAKGCVVTPGLVNTHHHLYQSLTRAVPGAQNALLFGWLQTLYPIWARFGPEEMRVSAMVGLAELALSGCSLSADHLYLYPNGVRLEDTIEAAQEIGLRFFPTRGAMSIGESDGGLPPDALVEKEARILEDCIRVVDAFHDPSPASMLRVGIAPCSPFSVSRDLMRDAALLARDKGVFLHTHLAENDEDIAYSLEKFGCRPGQYAEDLGWTGADVWHAHCVKLDSKEISLFAKSQTGVAHCPCSNCRLGSGIAPLRQMRDARVPVGLGVDGSASNDSGNLMDEARQAMLLQRVSQGADAMSAREALEIATRGGADVLGRPECGRLAVGKRADIAIWDVSGVESAGSWDPAALVLSGPNKVRDLMVEGRFVVRDGQLSSTDLEALIGHQNRLVQKLINA from the coding sequence ATTACATTCTCACCATGGATAATGCGCGGCGCGAATTGGGAGGCGCTGATATTCATATACATGATGGCGAAATCATCGCAGTAGAAACTGATTATATGCCGCCTGTTTCTTGCGATGTTGTGCAGGCTAAAGGCTGCGTGGTGACGCCGGGTTTGGTCAACACGCATCATCACCTCTATCAAAGCTTAACCCGCGCGGTGCCTGGCGCTCAAAATGCGTTGCTGTTTGGCTGGTTGCAGACGCTCTACCCGATTTGGGCCCGTTTTGGGCCTGAAGAAATGCGCGTTTCAGCGATGGTGGGATTAGCCGAATTGGCGTTGTCTGGCTGCAGCTTAAGCGCCGATCATTTGTATTTATACCCCAACGGTGTGCGGCTGGAAGATACGATCGAGGCGGCGCAGGAAATTGGCTTGCGCTTTTTTCCAACCCGCGGCGCGATGAGCATCGGAGAAAGCGATGGCGGCTTGCCGCCTGATGCTTTGGTTGAAAAGGAAGCGCGGATTTTGGAAGATTGCATCCGCGTGGTGGATGCGTTCCATGACCCCTCTCCCGCATCCATGCTTAGGGTGGGCATTGCGCCCTGTTCTCCGTTTTCGGTGAGTCGTGATTTAATGCGCGACGCGGCGCTTTTGGCGCGCGATAAGGGGGTATTTTTACACACGCATTTGGCAGAAAACGATGAAGATATCGCTTATTCGCTTGAAAAATTTGGATGTCGCCCTGGGCAATATGCTGAAGATTTGGGGTGGACAGGTGCGGATGTGTGGCACGCGCATTGTGTGAAATTGGACTCCAAAGAAATTTCCTTATTTGCCAAAAGCCAAACCGGTGTCGCGCATTGCCCCTGTTCGAATTGCCGCCTTGGCTCGGGGATCGCCCCGCTTCGCCAGATGCGCGATGCGCGGGTGCCTGTGGGATTGGGTGTCGACGGGTCTGCCAGCAATGATTCGGGCAATTTGATGGATGAAGCGCGCCAAGCGATGTTGCTGCAACGGGTGTCGCAAGGGGCCGATGCCATGAGTGCGCGCGAGGCGTTGGAAATTGCAACCCGCGGGGGCGCAGATGTGCTGGGCCGGCCCGAATGCGGGCGCTTGGCGGTTGGAAAACGCGCGGATATTGCGATTTGGGATGTTTCTGGGGTGGAAAGTGCGGGCAGCTGGGATCCTGCGGCGTTGGTTCTTTCCGGGCCGAATAAAGTGCGCGATTTAATGGTGGAAGGGCGCTTTGTTGTACGCGATGGCCAGCTGTCCAGCACCGATCTAGAGGCTTTGATCGGGCATCAAAACCGTCTGGTGCAAAAGCTTATCAACGCATAA
- the guaD gene encoding guanine deaminase, producing the protein MLLTGQTLSFRADPFVTEIAAASTFDSAGGVLIEAGRILAQGPAADLRRHYPQAQVIDYGDKLIMAGFIDAHVHYPQTAIIASWGNRLIDWLNQYTFPEEMRFGDAAYAHRSAETYLDLALAHGTTSLASFCTIHPNSVEALFVSATARGMAIVAGKTCMDRNAPEGLCDTAQSAYDQSKALLQTWHGQGRARYAITPRFSPTSTPEQLTALGALWQEFPNCLMQTHLSEQIDEIAWVKDLFPNARDYLDTYETFGLLGQRGLYGHAIHLEPREKARLKEVGAALVHCPTSNSFIGSGLFDMNGLAHAGQRIALATDTGGGSSFSMLRTMAAAYEIGQLNGHPLHPAQLLWLATMGSARSLHLDHEIGSLTPGKYADLVVLDLASTPAIAQRQRRAIDHWSSLFPTIMMGDDRAIHSVWIKGAEWHNKTG; encoded by the coding sequence CTGTTGCTAACAGGCCAAACGCTCAGTTTTAGAGCCGATCCCTTTGTAACAGAGATCGCAGCAGCCAGCACTTTCGACAGCGCCGGCGGCGTGCTCATTGAAGCGGGAAGGATCCTTGCCCAAGGCCCAGCTGCAGATTTGCGCCGACACTACCCACAAGCGCAGGTCATCGATTATGGCGATAAACTGATCATGGCGGGATTTATCGACGCGCATGTTCACTATCCGCAGACCGCAATCATTGCCAGCTGGGGAAACCGCCTGATTGATTGGCTCAACCAGTATACGTTTCCCGAAGAAATGCGATTTGGCGATGCGGCTTATGCGCATCGCAGCGCAGAGACCTATCTGGATCTGGCGCTCGCGCATGGCACGACCAGCCTGGCCAGTTTTTGCACCATTCATCCAAACAGCGTAGAGGCGCTGTTTGTCAGTGCGACCGCGCGCGGCATGGCCATCGTGGCGGGCAAAACCTGCATGGATCGCAATGCGCCCGAGGGCCTGTGCGACACGGCGCAAAGCGCCTATGACCAAAGCAAAGCCTTGCTGCAAACATGGCATGGGCAAGGCCGGGCGCGCTACGCCATCACGCCGCGGTTTTCGCCCACCTCAACCCCCGAGCAGCTGACCGCATTGGGGGCGTTATGGCAGGAATTTCCCAATTGCCTGATGCAAACCCATCTCAGCGAACAAATCGATGAAATCGCATGGGTGAAAGATCTCTTCCCCAATGCGCGTGATTATCTGGATACCTACGAGACATTCGGTTTACTAGGCCAACGCGGCCTTTACGGGCACGCAATACATTTGGAGCCGCGCGAAAAAGCGCGGCTGAAAGAGGTTGGCGCGGCTTTGGTTCATTGCCCGACCTCAAACAGTTTCATCGGCTCGGGCCTTTTTGATATGAACGGTCTGGCACATGCCGGGCAACGCATCGCTCTGGCAACCGATACGGGGGGTGGATCCAGCTTTTCCATGCTGCGCACTATGGCTGCGGCTTATGAGATCGGGCAACTAAACGGTCATCCTTTGCACCCGGCGCAATTGCTGTGGTTGGCCACGATGGGTTCTGCGCGCAGCCTGCATCTTGACCATGAAATCGGCAGCTTGACGCCCGGAAAATATGCGGATCTGGTGGTTTTAGATTTAGCCTCAACTCCCGCAATCGCGCAGCGGCAAAGGCGCGCTATTGATCACTGGTCAAGCCTGTTTCCTACCATCATGATGGGCGATGATCGCGCCATCCATTCAGTTTGGATCAAAGGCGCAGAATGGCACAACAAAACCGGTTAG